From one Pseudomonas fluorescens genomic stretch:
- the arfA gene encoding alternative ribosome rescue factor ArfA, whose product MSKKPAKPGPNKAKSIVAQPLFRSRQEPAGKGKGSYRREAFQSRDWEASYFLAA is encoded by the coding sequence ATGAGCAAAAAACCCGCCAAGCCCGGGCCCAACAAGGCCAAATCCATCGTCGCCCAGCCTTTGTTCCGCAGCCGCCAGGAACCCGCCGGCAAAGGCAAAGGCAGCTACCGCCGCGAAGCCTTCCAATCGAGAGATTGGGAGGCTTCTTACTTTTTAGCCGCATAA